In Saccharolobus solfataricus, a genomic segment contains:
- a CDS encoding thiamine-phosphate synthase family protein gives MLKSPLSIFDDIFITSIRVLEAKRLRELHMSQTRIANLLGVSQPAVKQYLDEDENSYIKRLQNLGLTREEIDDFLDKLTQLLINGDPKQVMQYISVFFLSNLSRLKFCKYHKMIDSEIPVDCDICKSLYKENEEEMMELALSMLQNESVAELIPEVLSNLAFAKANAKREEDVLAIPGRITKIRNLPTPASKPMWGGSKHLAKVLLSVMKNHPAVRSVMNIKYDEKVEMILKEIGYKFKKVGPQNDLGNERIAETIAAVFDEGTDVVIHLGGTGIEANTYVFGRDPLDVVKKIINISVKYKEIFSP, from the coding sequence GTGCTAAAATCACCACTATCAATATTTGATGACATATTCATAACATCAATTAGGGTATTAGAGGCTAAAAGACTTAGGGAACTACATATGAGTCAAACGAGAATTGCTAATCTATTAGGAGTTAGCCAACCAGCAGTGAAACAATACTTAGATGAAGACGAAAATTCGTACATTAAAAGATTACAGAATTTGGGATTAACACGTGAAGAAATAGACGATTTTCTAGATAAACTTACGCAATTACTAATAAATGGTGACCCTAAACAAGTAATGCAATATATCAGTGTGTTTTTCCTTTCCAATTTAAGTAGGCTAAAATTCTGTAAATACCACAAAATGATTGATAGTGAAATTCCTGTTGATTGCGACATTTGTAAAAGTTTGTACAAGGAGAATGAAGAGGAAATGATGGAACTTGCACTATCAATGCTTCAAAACGAGTCTGTAGCGGAATTAATCCCAGAAGTTCTAAGCAATTTAGCCTTTGCAAAAGCCAACGCTAAGAGGGAAGAAGATGTGCTTGCAATTCCAGGGAGAATAACTAAAATTAGAAACCTACCAACACCTGCTTCTAAACCAATGTGGGGAGGAAGCAAGCATTTAGCTAAGGTACTATTATCAGTGATGAAAAATCATCCCGCTGTGAGGTCAGTTATGAATATCAAGTATGATGAGAAAGTGGAAATGATATTGAAGGAAATTGGCTATAAATTTAAGAAAGTAGGTCCTCAGAACGACCTAGGCAATGAAAGAATAGCCGAAACAATAGCTGCAGTATTTGATGAAGGTACAGATGTGGTAATACATTTGGGCGGTACTGGTATTGAGGCCAACACTTATGTTTTTGGCAGAGATCCATTAGATGTTGTAAAAAAGATTATAAATATATCAGTTAAGTATAAAGAAATTTTCTCGCCTTAA
- a CDS encoding ATP-binding protein — protein MMESIFEVEEGKLREAKIITRQTSDGRGTISFRNYIVEFPFSLKDKLGIGKLLAVNTIKENYYLILEVADIIPMHYGMINLDSTIPKEIRNEIMKKVSESWYSNDEKEIWIDSITYPLGYILEINSNNIQFKKGYFPPLLGSSVKILNKKAYASFVCANSNVSLGNILHEQLSLDINLEKAIKYHLGIFAFTGSGKSNLASLIARKVLDNLPDTKVVIFDVSMEYAILLLDKLLEVPSRVISLDRVPPNPADASRKFLRSHVIPDDIIDIRDKIKKSAEILHQNGKMKQLYVPPEGFTYLTYADLIDLVKKQIEDKYTAISQKPLLYTFLSKLDNFMRERKLTVDDIIDDSINNLLDEIENLGKDAHLKENSSLFTFISGIRAYISLGIRETEDYDIENLAIEILDSSRDSPRLFILELPNLEEGRQVVATVINQIYNRRKRMYSDNPKVLFIIDEAQEFIPYDTKQKDKSEASSTAIEKLLRHGRKYHLHSLISTQRLAYLNTNALQQLHSYFISTLPRPYDRQLLAETFGISDMLLDKTLELEPGQWLLVSFKSALPHDVPVFFAAENNLDLLKDRINKL, from the coding sequence ATGATGGAAAGTATTTTTGAAGTAGAAGAGGGAAAGCTAAGAGAAGCCAAAATAATAACTAGGCAAACTTCTGATGGCAGGGGTACAATATCTTTTAGAAATTATATAGTAGAATTCCCCTTCTCGCTAAAGGATAAATTAGGTATAGGAAAATTGCTTGCTGTAAATACAATAAAGGAAAATTACTATCTGATTTTAGAAGTTGCAGATATTATTCCGATGCATTATGGTATGATAAATCTGGACTCTACAATACCTAAGGAGATTAGAAATGAAATCATGAAAAAAGTTAGTGAAAGTTGGTATTCGAACGATGAGAAAGAAATATGGATAGATTCAATAACTTATCCTTTGGGATATATTCTCGAAATAAATTCGAACAATATTCAATTTAAAAAAGGATATTTCCCACCTCTATTGGGTTCCTCAGTAAAGATTTTAAATAAAAAGGCGTATGCGTCATTTGTCTGTGCAAATAGTAATGTAAGTTTAGGAAACATTCTACATGAACAACTTTCTTTAGATATAAATTTAGAAAAAGCAATAAAGTATCACCTAGGTATTTTCGCTTTTACGGGCTCGGGTAAATCAAATTTAGCATCCTTGATAGCAAGAAAAGTGTTAGATAACCTACCCGACACTAAAGTTGTAATATTTGACGTATCAATGGAGTACGCAATACTTCTCTTAGATAAGTTGCTTGAAGTTCCATCTAGAGTTATAAGCTTAGATAGAGTTCCCCCTAATCCAGCTGATGCGAGTAGAAAATTTTTAAGAAGTCACGTGATTCCTGACGACATTATAGATATTAGAGATAAGATAAAAAAAAGTGCAGAAATTCTACATCAAAATGGGAAAATGAAACAGTTATACGTTCCACCTGAAGGTTTTACTTACTTAACTTATGCCGATTTAATAGATCTAGTCAAAAAGCAGATAGAAGATAAATATACTGCAATATCGCAGAAACCACTACTCTATACTTTCCTAAGTAAGTTAGATAATTTCATGAGAGAAAGGAAATTGACAGTGGATGATATCATAGATGACTCTATTAATAATTTATTGGATGAAATAGAAAACTTAGGAAAAGATGCGCATTTAAAGGAGAATTCGTCACTGTTTACATTTATATCTGGTATAAGAGCATACATCTCACTCGGCATCAGAGAAACTGAAGATTATGATATAGAAAATTTAGCGATTGAAATTTTGGATTCTTCCAGGGACTCACCTAGATTATTTATTTTAGAACTCCCTAACTTAGAAGAGGGAAGGCAAGTAGTTGCGACTGTAATTAATCAAATTTACAATAGGAGAAAGAGAATGTATTCCGACAATCCTAAAGTACTATTCATAATAGATGAAGCTCAAGAGTTTATACCTTATGATACCAAACAGAAAGATAAAAGTGAAGCCTCAAGCACTGCCATAGAGAAATTGCTTAGACATGGAAGAAAGTATCACTTACATTCACTAATAAGTACTCAAAGACTAGCTTACCTAAACACTAACGCACTGCAGCAGTTACACTCTTACTTCATAAGCACACTTCCTAGGCCGTACGATAGACAATTATTAGCTGAAACTTTTGGAATTAGTGATATGCTCTTAGATAAGACCCTAGAACTGGAACCAGGGCAATGGTTATTAGTAAGCTTTAAGTCGGCTCTCCCTCATGATGTTCCAGTATTCTTTGCCGCTGAGAACAATCTAGATTTATTAAAGGATAGAATAAATAAGCTATGA
- a CDS encoding MMPL family transporter, which yields MVTNVKLVFPQYFLLYIKSRNNVKNGLVSLVLWLLLIMILLHFAIKTPSLFTYSDSPFLSSSVQSVRADKIVTNYFHIGNVDNLYIIINSSSYNQALQEIYSNLYLLNNATVITPNGYVSMLKTEYLSYLGLNEKNFSSTISQLYENLTRLKLYLISNFQYFEYQLNITFGLPLHNFTSNICPTYKENFDKVNGSLLEKARYAGYLTFKDPFLFYFGFNNYTNYTLALKFLIQFNNYTSLIERILKTQNITSVNESNVIFNNITTAFNSSFHKGTLWLFIINVPSNESLTNINQFTESLRNAYVIGHLAYYAQSAYYTQSNVEIIDITTIILVMILLILLVRSIVPILILISSAGTSLLLAYGLMYMETLLGYKIYYISGLVAPPIVFGLNIDYGILLIYRYFEEINKNNLDALLYALKNSIKGILLSGISITIGFSSFILSPSALLQNIGIALVTSSISALIPAVFFTYTLLLLIPQRYLSFPRRKLPSITDIRQRYLYKLSNFAVRHNKLLVILMLVSIVIFIFYFPSIHTNVNIDEILPPHANSLVGTKVLNQLYNYSIDYIILYGSPKANYTLIYNLTKTLIDQGNLVYGPMSLGSQIIVNNSNLYDHFHQGNYTLLIIYLKYPVFSNGAINLTNWLISKGFLVGGDNAQRIDIVNNTVSTYFSYTLPLTIILIVIYLFMILGSILLPLRLSLTVGLSSLLGAFTVALVYNSPYWLSPLVIFALLFSLGIDYDMFIIIRLFDEMKNDDDINSAIVRSVENTGLVVTTCGLILAGAFFSLMVANMRFLQEIGLGVGVSILFDTFVVRPILVPAIISILKKYNFWPFKARKFLYT from the coding sequence ATGGTTACCAATGTAAAATTGGTATTTCCACAATACTTTTTACTGTATATAAAGTCTAGGAATAATGTGAAGAATGGCCTTGTATCGTTGGTATTATGGTTATTACTGATTATGATATTATTGCATTTTGCAATTAAAACTCCTAGTTTATTTACGTATTCGGATTCCCCATTCTTGTCAAGCAGCGTACAAAGTGTAAGGGCTGATAAGATAGTAACCAATTACTTTCACATTGGCAACGTTGATAATCTGTATATTATTATCAATTCCTCGTCTTATAACCAAGCTTTACAAGAAATTTATTCTAATTTATATCTCCTTAATAACGCTACGGTGATAACTCCCAACGGTTACGTTAGCATGCTTAAGACAGAGTATCTCAGCTACCTTGGCTTAAATGAGAAGAATTTCTCATCTACGATAAGCCAGTTGTATGAGAATTTGACTCGTTTGAAACTTTATTTAATTTCAAATTTTCAATACTTTGAATATCAGTTAAATATTACATTTGGTCTTCCACTTCATAATTTCACTAGTAACATATGCCCTACCTATAAGGAAAATTTTGATAAAGTTAATGGAAGTTTACTAGAGAAAGCTAGATATGCGGGATACTTAACCTTTAAAGATCCATTTCTTTTCTACTTTGGATTTAATAATTACACTAATTACACTTTGGCATTAAAGTTTTTGATACAGTTTAATAACTACACTAGTCTAATCGAAAGGATACTTAAAACTCAAAACATAACGTCTGTTAATGAAAGCAATGTGATTTTTAATAATATAACTACAGCCTTTAACTCATCCTTTCATAAGGGTACTTTATGGCTTTTCATTATAAATGTTCCTAGCAATGAAAGCCTAACAAATATTAATCAATTTACTGAAAGTCTCAGAAACGCCTATGTAATAGGTCACCTAGCGTATTATGCACAATCCGCATATTATACTCAAAGTAACGTTGAAATTATAGATATAACTACAATTATTCTTGTAATGATATTACTAATACTGTTAGTTAGATCAATTGTTCCAATTCTGATTTTAATATCTAGTGCTGGTACTAGTCTTTTATTAGCTTATGGTCTCATGTACATGGAAACGCTTCTAGGTTATAAGATATATTATATTTCGGGTTTGGTTGCACCTCCAATTGTATTTGGTCTTAACATTGACTATGGCATATTACTCATATATAGATATTTTGAAGAAATTAATAAAAATAATTTAGATGCTCTCCTATATGCGCTTAAAAATTCAATAAAAGGTATACTATTAAGTGGTATTAGTATCACGATTGGGTTCTCCAGTTTTATCCTTTCCCCTTCTGCACTACTTCAAAACATAGGAATAGCGTTAGTGACATCTTCCATTTCAGCATTAATACCAGCAGTTTTCTTTACGTACACGTTATTGCTCTTAATCCCTCAAAGATATCTTAGTTTTCCTAGACGAAAATTACCGAGTATTACGGATATAAGGCAAAGGTACTTATATAAGCTTTCCAACTTTGCAGTAAGGCACAATAAGTTATTAGTAATTCTTATGCTAGTTTCTATCGTTATCTTTATCTTTTATTTTCCTTCTATACACACCAACGTTAATATAGATGAAATATTACCTCCCCATGCAAATTCACTTGTAGGTACAAAGGTTCTTAATCAACTTTACAATTATAGTATAGACTATATTATATTGTATGGAAGCCCTAAGGCTAACTACACTCTCATTTATAATTTAACTAAAACTCTTATAGATCAAGGTAACTTAGTTTATGGACCAATGTCCTTAGGTTCTCAGATCATTGTCAATAATAGCAACTTATATGATCACTTTCATCAAGGAAATTACACCTTGTTGATAATTTACCTAAAGTACCCTGTATTTAGCAATGGCGCTATAAATTTAACAAATTGGCTCATAAGCAAGGGATTCCTAGTTGGAGGGGATAACGCACAAAGAATAGATATCGTTAATAATACCGTTAGTACTTATTTTAGCTATACTTTACCACTTACTATAATTTTAATTGTCATTTACCTCTTCATGATTCTCGGATCTATTCTACTTCCCTTGAGGTTATCCTTAACTGTAGGTCTAAGCTCATTATTGGGAGCATTTACAGTGGCATTAGTATATAACTCGCCATATTGGCTATCCCCACTTGTAATTTTTGCCCTTCTTTTCAGTTTAGGTATAGACTATGATATGTTCATAATCATAAGATTATTTGATGAGATGAAAAACGACGATGACATAAATAGTGCTATAGTAAGATCGGTAGAAAATACTGGATTAGTAGTAACTACTTGTGGTTTGATTTTAGCCGGAGCCTTTTTCTCATTGATGGTGGCAAATATGAGATTCTTACAAGAAATAGGTCTAGGTGTAGGAGTCTCAATACTGTTTGATACTTTTGTAGTTAGGCCTATTCTAGTACCTGCAATTATTTCAATTCTGAAAAAATATAATTTTTGGCCATTTAAGGCGAGAAAATTTCTTTATACTTAA
- a CDS encoding DNA double-strand break repair nuclease NurA — MNMSSNIDSGDFSTIVRLRSNKNYFLNRELTFAAIDGTFSDIILEGEKGGYIVIGIIKGRIFKDFKFTIEDISVDDELCICEAEKRMRELEYYNIKENEVDLIFFDRKLSFDKSLGISVPKNSIGIVKDFDIVKRENLNNVENPPWLVINEKHDETIYGYFKLFPSSWVFYIESQVFVENPEELLSLIYNLGREPIPEALGYNYPLFLADKLVKYYRNKLSKFINVTSLQSNIRYREFRSWIERLRNDGKYF; from the coding sequence ATGAATATGTCATCAAATATTGATAGTGGTGATTTTAGCACAATAGTAAGATTGAGATCAAACAAAAATTACTTTCTGAATAGAGAGTTAACGTTTGCCGCAATTGATGGAACCTTCTCTGACATTATTTTGGAAGGAGAGAAAGGAGGTTATATAGTAATAGGCATAATCAAAGGCAGAATATTTAAGGATTTTAAATTTACTATAGAAGATATTTCAGTTGATGATGAGCTGTGCATTTGTGAAGCAGAGAAGAGAATGAGAGAACTAGAATACTACAATATAAAGGAAAATGAAGTTGATCTAATATTTTTCGATAGAAAACTGTCATTTGATAAATCTTTAGGTATTTCGGTTCCTAAAAATTCCATTGGAATTGTAAAGGATTTTGATATAGTAAAAAGAGAAAATTTGAACAATGTAGAAAACCCCCCTTGGCTAGTAATTAATGAAAAACATGATGAAACGATTTATGGATATTTTAAACTGTTTCCCTCCTCATGGGTATTCTACATAGAGTCTCAAGTTTTTGTAGAAAATCCGGAAGAATTGCTTTCTCTAATCTATAATCTAGGAAGGGAGCCAATACCAGAAGCTTTAGGGTATAATTATCCATTGTTTTTAGCTGATAAGTTAGTGAAATATTACAGAAATAAATTAAGCAAGTTCATAAATGTCACCAGTTTGCAAAGCAATATTAGATACAGAGAATTTAGAAGTTGGATTGAGAGATTAAGAAATGATGGAAAGTATTTTTGA